A DNA window from Nitrospira sp. contains the following coding sequences:
- a CDS encoding hypothetical protein (Evidence 4 : Unknown function but conserved in other organisms; MaGe:77309285) produces MAKGNNIPPLVVLGLDGGDAGFIRQWTEDGYLPTIASIMQRGCYGRIGGPELLSTQGAWLSFFSGLSRSEHGHYFNRQLMPGTYDLRNVTAQDAQTLPFWSYLRGGSKKVAIIDALEAELLPDLPGIQLTNWAIQQQYNHAIVPPSAEPASLLSEIRRHVGPPIHIDVFKPGSSLRDDIEACRLMRKRIEEKGTLCRRLLAQDRYDLAVITFVEAHTAAHRFWDYRPGGIRCAEAAGKGSVLSTAIRDVYQAIDREMGLLLKQLPDEANVFVVSLFGMKDLHPTTGLIEDFCRKLGYQTLAQRDRRSPNALTWLRRSISPDVRARMSQWLPRRVQVRLEADRLQPETNWAQTKAFSIPALNTSFVRVNLRGREPQGIVEPGGEYERLLNQIEADLRQLVDVRSGKPAVERVIRTADAFRCASPTVLPDLSVEWRATPYLMDRVSHPKAELVQGRSHYNRSSYHTFSGFVAAAGPSIEVGRDLGDVSPLDFAPAFQFLMGHPLPQSGMNRILNRCVCRPLLSTGTTPMAG; encoded by the coding sequence ATGGCTAAGGGCAACAACATTCCGCCGCTGGTTGTATTGGGGCTTGATGGGGGCGACGCTGGATTCATCCGACAGTGGACTGAAGACGGATATCTACCGACCATTGCCTCGATCATGCAGCGCGGTTGCTATGGGCGCATCGGCGGCCCTGAGTTGCTGTCGACGCAAGGGGCGTGGCTGTCATTTTTCAGCGGCCTCTCGCGGAGCGAGCACGGGCATTATTTCAATCGCCAGTTAATGCCAGGCACATATGACCTCCGAAATGTTACCGCGCAAGATGCTCAGACTCTGCCGTTCTGGTCTTATTTGCGCGGTGGTTCGAAGAAAGTTGCAATCATTGATGCCCTCGAAGCAGAGCTTTTGCCGGATTTGCCTGGCATTCAATTGACGAATTGGGCAATTCAGCAACAGTACAATCATGCGATCGTTCCCCCTTCTGCCGAGCCCGCGAGTCTGTTGAGCGAGATTCGCCGCCACGTTGGCCCGCCGATACACATTGATGTGTTCAAACCTGGCAGCTCGCTTCGAGACGATATCGAGGCGTGCCGCCTTATGCGCAAGCGCATAGAAGAGAAGGGTACGCTGTGCCGCCGATTGCTGGCGCAGGATCGGTATGATTTGGCGGTCATTACGTTTGTCGAAGCGCATACGGCGGCGCATCGATTTTGGGACTATCGCCCTGGAGGGATTCGATGTGCCGAGGCGGCAGGCAAAGGGAGTGTCCTGAGCACGGCCATACGAGATGTCTATCAGGCTATCGACCGCGAAATGGGCCTGTTGCTGAAGCAATTACCCGATGAGGCAAACGTCTTCGTCGTTTCGCTGTTCGGAATGAAAGATCTCCATCCCACGACGGGCCTCATCGAGGATTTTTGCAGGAAATTGGGGTATCAGACTCTTGCACAGAGAGATCGGCGCAGTCCTAACGCGCTCACCTGGCTTCGCCGATCCATTTCTCCCGACGTGCGCGCAAGAATGAGTCAGTGGCTTCCGCGGCGAGTGCAAGTTCGATTGGAGGCCGACCGGCTCCAGCCTGAAACGAATTGGGCTCAAACCAAAGCATTCTCTATCCCGGCTCTCAATACGAGCTTCGTGCGCGTGAATCTTCGCGGGCGTGAGCCGCAAGGCATTGTCGAGCCGGGGGGTGAGTATGAACGCCTTCTGAATCAGATCGAGGCCGATCTTAGGCAGTTAGTGGATGTGCGCAGCGGCAAGCCGGCCGTTGAGAGAGTGATTAGAACCGCCGACGCATTTCGCTGTGCCTCTCCCACGGTCCTCCCCGATCTGTCCGTTGAGTGGAGGGCCACTCCGTATTTGATGGACCGGGTGAGTCATCCAAAGGCCGAACTCGTTCAGGGGCGATCGCACTACAACCGGAGCAGTTATCATACCTTCAGCGGCTTCGTGGCCGCTGCCGGTCCTTCTATCGAGGTGGGCAGGGATCTCGGTGACGTCTCGCCGTTGGATTTTGCTCCGGCGTTCCAATTCCTCATGGGCCATCCGTTGCCCCAGAGCGGGATGAACCGGATTCTGAATCGGTGCGTGTGTCGCCCGTTGTTGAGCACAGGAACGACGCCGATGGCGGGGTGA